The DNA segment tccacatgaaaacacaaaagcatgctatgaagcactgtcaagagcaCGCCAAACCAACAGGTGGAAATATAATCTCAACCGTAAAGCATGTCGGCCAATCAGAAGTctgaaaaagtttccagtaggTGGAGATAACAGCACATGCTCGAAAACACTGCAACCAGAGTTTTTTGAAAATCTTCACCCTGGTAGGTGTTTTCAGAAATGTTCGGTTTCAGTGACCTGGCGTTGCATTTGGTTTGCGTGTGAACGAACGGCCAAACCACACAGAAAAGGCTGTGGTTGAatctccggccctccaggaactgagtttgacacatCCTCGTAACCTTCAAGCAACGTTCTGCCAACCAactaatattttcaatattttttttctatactaATGGTTCAAATTGGTGTGGGGTGGTCTAGTCTTTGCGAGGCAGGTACACTGACTTACATTGCATGCAATGTACACACTTTATAAGCTCATGTGTTCCCTGGAAATTTAACTCATCATTACGGCATTGTGGGTATCTGCTCTACTTTTTGAGCTAAAGAAACTACTGTATCAATATTGTGCCACTGATTAAACCTCAAGTGATGTCTCCTTACCTTTCTCGTTCTCAGGCACCAGCGTCTCAATTGGAGGCTCTATTTCTCCTGCTTCCAGAAGGAGAATTTTGGCTTGGGACAGAAATCTCCTCACCCCCTGAAGCAGCTCCACGGCAGAATTATGCTTCGAGGTCTCCATTTCCTGCCTTTGCTTCTCTATAAAGTCCTGCACCAGCGACCCAAATGTGGAGCGCTTGTCCCGGGAGAGTTCATCCACCAATCGGGCAACTCGCCGCTCTGGTGCAAACACGCATACAAAGGCAGCAGTCATGCGGCGCAGAGTCGAGGTTGGGTTCGCTGAGGGGAAACGGGTACCACGTGCTGCAGGAGGCCATTGGTAATTGGCGAGGTCCGCCTGGGCTTCCTCCTCCTCCAGACTGCTGAAGGAACTACTGCTGTCCAGTTCAGCAAGGGAAGGAGCTCGAGCCCTTTCCAAAGCAAGACACACTTCACCATCTTCAGTGTCTCTGTTGAGCTCAGTGTGGTCTTGTCCGGGTAAGGAATTACTCTGGAGAACCACAGGAGAGAGTTAAAAACCAAGGATTATATTTCCACCTGCACAACTTACTGCACAGTGGCATGGGGATCCAGTGGATGTCAGTCCTGGTTTTGTAAAACACCTACTTAATTCAGATCTTAGCCGGTTAGGAGCGAGCTCCATAAACTGAACTTAATGTGTCAGATAAAAGAgatatacaaaatgtgcagagcagtggacCAGGACTGAAAACCACAGGTTTAGCAAAGTAGGATGTGTTCCTGTGTCCCATTTTCGTTAGTCCTATAATAATTTTACTACTAAAACAAAGACAAGCTTAACCATTTCCATATGCCTAACTATTAACTTTTTCCTCACCAAACATATAATTTTCTGGGTTTCCGTGTTCTCACTGTTATACGTTCGGGGCAGCTATTGCGAATCTCCTTAATAAGTTCAGAATGTGCACATGAAAAACAATGCAATCATCAACAataaacagcatataaatgaaaactgcctaATGTTACCGAGtgaaatgttgatccaggaagtggcATAGGACTGTGAAGCTTTGGGAGTGTTGATGGAAACGATCTACTGCATCTATGCTTTCATCATCGATctgaatattatccagatgtagtCTTTGATAAAAACATGATTTGCTCTGTTTTTTGCTCACGAtgttgctttttaaaaatattttttttataaaacgttCCTACATTCAAGTGTTGATTAAAAAAGAGTGCTTGAAGCTAGaataaactgatttttattttaaaagtagaggCTTGGTTCTTGATTTTGATGTATTGCATGGTCagatattcataaaacaaaatagtCTGGGGGGCATGAAGTTGtagtgaaaatcatcaaaaatgcAGGCGGTGGTTAACTTTTTTCCAAAATtctggcggggaaagagttaaagggatagttcaaacaaaaataaaattgaattttttctcaccctcaagccatactAGGTGTCcacgactttcttctttcagaccaaTACAATCTGAGCTATATTCAAAAATGTCCTGACTCTTCCAAttttttataatggcagtgaatagtgttcaagattttgaagcccaaaaaagttCTCCACATGGCTCTGTGGGTATAATATAAGGTCTTCTGTAGCTAAGGATTTTGTTATAAGCCATGAGGAGAGCGGAAGCTggagattatggtttataaaggttaaaatttggatatttttcttacacaaacgcaTTGCTTCGATTCAGAAGGCCTTGATTAATGTGGAGtacttttttatgatggatggatgcacttttttgggattcaaaatcttgaccaccattcactgccatcaTAAAGCTTggacatttatgaatataattccgATGCTGACAGAGAAACATGCTTACTATACAAAATCTGAGTCAGCCATGGGTACACACACTTACAGGCGGTATCTGCCCCAACATCTGTTCATCCTCCTCTTGAGAAGTGGGAGTAAGTGCCGGGATCCTCCTGAGCACGCTCAGCCCTCCTGTTCGTCTCGGGCCGCCCTGGTTGGAATTCTGTCCATGTGTGTCCCCCTGGGTTAGGTCCGATTCTCCCCCCGACAGGCTGAGAGAGGTTTCATTGGACACACGGACCCTGAGGCTGCGTTTAAAGCGATGGCGTTTGTGTGAGGCCGTTCTACTGAGCTGGGGAGGCTGAAGGAACATGGGGTTGATGAAACATGGGCTGATCAATCTGAATGTCCGGTGGGGCGCTGAAGATGGAGGGGGGCCATTAGGAAGCCCAGGAGACATCTGAGAGCTCCAGAACTCTGAAAAAGCCATGGTATGCAAAGAGGGGGGACTGAtaattttatttggttttctaTTGAAACTAAGGCTTTCAATGTACCAAGAAAACATAACATGCTTTTGCGATATCTGTTTGGAGAACCATGACCTGTCCTGTTATGGTTGGTAATAAGCATGCACTATGGCATGCTAGTTGGAATTGCTTAACCATATGGGAAAGTTTTCCAAATGTTGTTGAGTCACTCCAAATGTCAGTTTGAGCAGTACATTTCAGCACTATTTTAACAGTATATTTCAACAGATTTTGCAATCCTGGGGAAATAGGAAATACTAGCTTTGCAAAGAGGCAGTTATTAAAGGATGGATGGGATAATTAAAAACTACAGAGGAGAAAACTGCACACCCACAGGTGAGCATAAGCACAAAAAAAGCACTGCAGCTGGTAACAAGAGGGTGTTAAGGATGCTAAGTGGgtgtttatatacaatataaactaTATACAGAGTGAGAATAGCTAGTTTAGTTTTAAAGGTCAAAAAGAGAGGTGGAAACGGTCATGATAAACATGCATCCTTACCTAAACCCAAATGCGAAATGTTTTCCAGCTGGGTGTGTGTTGTGGCCTGTATAATTGCATCTGGGAGCTCGAGTGGGAAAGGCAATACATCTCTGTTGAACACATGCACCAAGAGCAGAAATCATATAATACATTACAGTTCAATCTACATGAATCATCTTCCTGTAATGTTAGACGTTTGTTACCTGCTGACGGTGTAAAATGCCACGAGTCTGCAGAGATCAGGGAAGCTCAGGGCAGAGCTTTCTAGAGAAAATGCTAAACGGTGAAAAAGAAGATGCACTAATTTAAGATAGCCGAGCATGACAtcaggttttattttaattatgtatttgtgcGAGCTTGTCTCAATGGGGACTACCGAATAAAATGCATGCCACGTAGACATGCATAATCAAAATAATCCcgtatatttcatgttttttaggATTTGAATAACAGTAATAGAAGCTCCACAGCACAATATAACAACAAATAATCATTATGGTGGACCCAAAGGCTTGTTTGTGAGGTTTAAGGAATAGAAAATCCCATTAGCTTTGTTCAAAAGCTGTGAAGTCTGAAGTTTGTGTGACGTGTTGAACTTACTGGAGTCTTCCTCACGGATGGGATACTGTGACACTCCTCCGTCCTCCAGCAGCACACACAAAACCTTCCTGTGGGAGGCACTACACTTACACACCAGGAACGTCTGTGGACAGAGACGGGAGATACAGCACCGTTAGATGATGTTCTACATGTTAAATGatcaaatataacaataaacTTGATATATAATGGAATAAAACAGAGATATTGAGAAGTCAGTGTGTTTAACTGAAGTTACTGGCCATTGTTGCAGTCAGAGATACATCGCATGATTACTGTAAATATGTCGTTAGATTGTGAATAACAGAGATTAGCTGTTGGGATTCTCTCACCCCGACTATCTCTCGTTGCAGGATTTGGTGGGCGGAGTCAGGGTTGATTGACAGCTGCAACCATATGGAGTGTGTGAGGAGAAGACGATCCAAAACGCTCAAACTCCTCTGGAGAGACGCGTCCATCTATAACACAGAGGACAGGggtcaacaaacacacacaaacttcacAAAATTATATGGTAGTgttaacacttcacaataaggcTCTATTTGTTAACTACATTAGTAAACATGAAGTAAAAGTTAAAAAAGTgattaacaatacattttattttaccctGTTCAACCTCTATTGTCGTGCAAACTctctaaaaaagtatcacatacTCCCAATATCAACATCAGAAACAAGGATCGACATGAAACTGCTCTTAACTAAATAATATACAGTTGCATAAAATATTCTTGAACGGACCAATGCATTTAAAAGGAGAAGGTTACATTAAAAATAGACATGTTcaattttgagtttttgttttatatagaaTTGTTTTATAGTCTATACAGTATTTACTACAATTACATTAGAAATAACTGTACTTAAGTTACAGAAAAGTTAAGAGTAATCCGATTTGTTGGTAATAAAGTGACAGTTATTAATTACTTAGCAATGCATTATACCCAATACAAATGTGCCCTCTGCACATTTTTAGCCTGTCGAAACCCATCGTGCAGATTTACCACCAGTACAGAAACTGTGGAAACACTCTACATGAAACACGCAGACGATGAGCCGTGCAGCAGtcaccgctctctctctctctctctctctctctctctctctctctctctctctcattgccaTGACACTGTGTGGGCGGCCCGAGAGGATGCTTATGCATAACAGCAGatggttgccatggcaacagatGCCTACACGTCCTACCAGGCAGTCCCACTCATCCACAGACACCTACTCACCCCGAAACACGCTCGCGCACAAGCCAGACTGCGCTTAAAACGGCGAGGAACTGTTGGCAAAGTAGAGAGGATGTTTTTTAATTCCTGCTTGACTTGCCCTTTCCCTCTCGAGCGGGTGTCAGAGAGCTCTCCGGCACAATCAGGGCTCTCTGTGATATTTTTATCTGCTTTTTGAAGCCCACTTCCCTTCCTCAAACACCATCAGACAGGTAGATTCAGCCGGCGTCTGAGATTTATACTAAAGGCCAGCAATGACATGAAAGTAATCGTGTGCAGCTGCTGAAACTGTGAGTTTTAGGGTATGATTTAAATATGATCTGCTTTGGTAAATCCATTCATTTCTCTGCTTTCAAAAACACAGATGTGCATTTAACTGCATCCATGCATCGAGCGTCTCCATTCAGAGAGGTCTGCCAGGCACACAATCACACAGATATGAGTTTGATAGTGTTACATCAACAAATTTCTCAGAAAATGGTGCTAATTGTGCCTGAAAATGTCAGGAATTAATTATCACATCAAAATCTCATACCAGCCTGAATAGAAGATTGATAGTATCAcagtaatgaattaattaattattgacaTGCGTAGCATTTGTCTTTCAAAACAAGCTTTGTGCTTTAATTTAACTGTATTACAGTAACAATGTACTAGGCTTGAATGCTCtgccaaaaatatattataataacaattctgATGCCTGAGCAAATATCACTGCATCATAACTGCATCATAATTTACAGTCAACATTCTGGTTCTTATTgccaagaatttttttttccagtcaaatatttatgtatttatatttagtcTCAGGTTGACATATTTAACTCTGTtttcaagattaaaaaaattaaaatatataataaaaaaacaatgcacacagactgaagcagtTGAAGTCTTCGgtacttttaattgtaatgattttggctcacatttcaCAAACCTCTTTCACAAATtcttttttgagtttttttttttggccttctgaaaagtatgttaatttactgtattactgtacatgtttctcatcttcctcttgacaattggtgagtttgctggccagtcaagcacaccaacaccatggtcatttaacaaacttctggtgcttttggcagtgtaggcaggtgccaaatcctgctgtaaaatgaaatcagcatattcaaaaagctggtcagcagaaggaagcatgaagtgcttcaagatttcttggtaaatgggtgcagtgactttggttttcaaaaaacacagtggaccaacaccagcagatgacattgcaccccaaatcatcacaggctctggaaacttaacactggacttcaagaaacctgcaatgagcttcttcctccagactctaggaccttggtttccaaatgaaatacaaaacttgctctcatctgaaaagaggactttggaccactggaaacagtccagttcttctccttaccccaggtaaTATGCCTCTGAAGTCTGTgattcaggagtggcttaacaagaggaatacgacaactgtatccaaattccttgacacatctgtgtgtggtggctcttgatggtttgaccccagcctcagtccattccttgtgaagttttcTAAAATTCATGAATTCAGTTTGATCTCTTTATAAGGCTGCGGttctttttcttcaacacttttttgttccactcaactttctgttaacatgcttggatacagcactctgtgaacagccagcttattggcaattatTTTTTGtgacttaccctccttgtgaagggtgtcaatgattgtcagagaccattttgaaggctcaggaaacctttgcaggtgttgtgagttgattagttgattggcatgtcattaTATTCTAATTTGATAAGATAGTAAatgggtgggtttttgttaaatgtgagccaaaatcatcaaaattaaaagagcccactacttcagtctgtgtgccctgaatttatttaattacacgagtttcacaatttgatttgaattactgaaataaatgaacttttcctcaacattctaatttattaagaagcacctgtatatgaccctggaccacaaaaccagtctaagtgtcaatttttcgaaatttagatttatacagtCTCGAatcaaaaaaaagtgcaaaaaaagttcaaaaaaaaaaagaaagttcaaaatacaCAGATTATTTATTACCTTTGAAGACGTCCATATGCAGTTTTAGCAatccatattactaatcaaaaattaagttttgatatacatACAGTAGTgttttaacaaaatatcttcatggaacatgatctttacttaatatcctaatgatttctggcataaaaaaaaaataaaataaaaaataaaaaataaaatatatatatatatatatatatatatatatatatatatatatatatatatatatatatatatatatatatatatatatatatagtttcttcAAAATTTTTAAAGCTCAACTTCAatgttttctacatttttaataatcataaatgtttttgatcagcaaatcagcatattagaatgatttatgaaggacactgaagcctggagtaatgatgctgaaaattcagatttgatcacaggaataaattatattttacaatatattcaaatagtaactagctctttaaaatagtaataatatttaactgtttttactgcattttcgtAGCTGAGTCATAAACCTTGACATTTCCATCCAGCACCCCCACcccgaaaaaaaataaaaaaaataaatcacattctcCTCTGGCTAAACGCAGCCTCGACTGGAAATTATGAGGATACCGGTTTCACCATATACCAGACGCTCCATTCAGCAGCACAACGCCAGCTATTATATCTCAGTCTTGCTTTGTTTATTCCATGTGTACGTTGAAGACCTCTAACACCCATCTGAGGTTTATGGAGAGGTTTATTACATAAACATCACATCATGGCTTTACCACCCACAAACGCAAGCACTAAACCACTGCAAGAGAATCTGAGAGCGAGTGCCATCAGAACATAAAACTGATAGGTCAGTAACCTCAAACCACAAACCCTAACCAGATAACATCCAAGGAGAGACAGATTATTGCAGCGTAGGCCTCCTTACATAAAGCCCAGAGCAGCCTACACACAGAGTTATGCAATTAAGCGTCACACAGGGAGAAACACAGGACGAGAAGCAGAGAAAGAATAGGAGAAGAGGGAGGTGAGTTCGATTTGAGCAGCGAGTCGCTTTCTCCTCTTGAagaactgatttttttctttcttcttgatGCTATTTTTGAGTCTGAGTTCAGGAACATTATAATTATGAATCAAAGAAGTcatgaatttttattatttttttttctcagagctTTTGAATACTCAGGGGACTTTTTATTGCTTACTGTTTGAGATCCCTAAGATGAATGACTGTGAGATATTTTTCTCAGGGGAGATATTAAAGAGAACCGATTTGCAATTTTACTTTCTTAGAGGTTCTACACCACCGTGATGAGCTTATAATAATTATACGTACAAGCTCAATATTATGTGCATTAAATAGAATGAAGGATTAGCGATCTACTACAAAACAGTAGCTGCTGCTATTAAagcaatatttcacccaaaaaggaagATGTGCTTAAAcatgctcaccctcaggccgtccaaaatgtagatgagtttgtttctgcatcagatgtggagaaattcagcattgaatcacttgttcactaatggatgctctgcagtgaatgggtgccgtcagaatgagagtccaaacagctgataaaaacatcacaa comes from the Carassius auratus strain Wakin unplaced genomic scaffold, ASM336829v1 scaf_tig00216014, whole genome shotgun sequence genome and includes:
- the LOC113096687 gene encoding ras and Rab interactor 2-like; translated protein: MDASLQRSLSVLDRLLLTHSIWLQLSINPDSAHQILQREIVGTFLVCKCSASHRKVLCVLLEDGGVSQYPIREEDSTFSLESSALSFPDLCRLVAFYTVSRDVLPFPLELPDAIIQATTHTQLENISHLGLEFWSSQMSPGLPNGPPPSSAPHRTFRLISPCFINPMFLQPPQLSRTASHKRHRFKRSLRVRVSNETSLSLSGGESDLTQGDTHGQNSNQGGPRRTGGLSVLRRIPALTPTSQEEDEQMLGQIPPSNSLPGQDHTELNRDTEDGEVCLALERARAPSLAELDSSSSFSSLEEEEAQADLANYQWPPAARGTRFPSANPTSTLRRMTAAFVCVFAPERRVARLVDELSRDKRSTFGSLVQDFIEKQRQEMETSKHNSAVELLQGVRRFLSQAKILLLEAGEIEPPIETLVPENEKDLALEKALFGCVLKPLKIQLQQTLISLHTQDGSLQKITDCLLAYQEGALERLAVGVGVLDVRGMDRAKAKLTLMQRSHSPIDKVLLLLQVCKSVYKAMGTQPDQDVGSEDFLPALSYVLVQCNIPQLLLETEYMMELLEPSWLTGEGGYYLTSVYASLCLIQSNPGATPTCSLTNEAQEYLREWSRRRGQEAKTQKDSQLKQRFVRVLFQDDCRSGVRTLLWKAGENVEALSQTCAGLFGVREPQHYCLFWRSEGEMRPLPAHVQLHQLGTHEGASLSYLRSDHDFSKMRRLTRGGAVDLGESVCEE